A segment of the Cenarchaeum symbiosum A genome:
GGTGCTGCATCTTGGACTGCGCTATGCTGCTGCAGGCCCCCTGGGCGGCTTGGTGGTGGCGCTAGGCTTTGCCAGCGGGCTGTTGCACGCAAAGAGCAGCTCGTCTGTTAGCTGGCGGGGCAGGAGCTACTCCATGAAGGACCACGCGCAAGGCTCGATCAGGGTGTAGATAGTGGGCGCTATACATACCAAACTTATTGCCTATAACTCACGAAACATTCTTAAAATTTGTTAACGCATAAGAAATACCAGCTTGGGCTGCAAGACGCAGATTCTCAATTTTTTGAGCGATAGTGCCATCATTACAAATCGTAGGATGAGATACGTTGTTACCGTGTTTTAATTCGTTATTAAGATTTCGCCATGACTCTACATCTTTTTTATTTGTATTAATTTTATCAAATACTTTATTATCATAGCGTTCTCCTCGAGGGTTTTTCTCATCGTAACCCATAGCCAGTTCTAATGAATTATACAAATCTCTGAAAATTGATATTCGATCGTTGCCATGCATGGCAGAATAATATCGATCCAGAGAATATTTTATATTGTATAATTTAAGTTTGGAACATGTAGTTTCAAATGTGTAATATTTAAGACGAAATTCAGATATTAATTTGAGGATGTAATAAATCTCATCTTCAATAATTTTTTCAGGAGTGCTGAGATCAATACTTACAGAATCAGAAAAGGGTAGTTTATCAGTTGTGGATATATGAATCATTTTATTTATTTTTTGGATGATAGAAATCGACTCATGTTTATTCTGGACATTTAGGTGCTGAGGATTAATTTCGTAATCTCGTACAACAACATTCTTCGCCACTAGGTTTATTGATAATATTACATCTGACCAGAATTCCTTGTCTATGTTTTCTTTATAATTTAACCTTCCCAATGAATCCGGTTCAGTTATTGTTAATTCATATCTCGTTCTTCGACTACCAGGTAGTTTTTTCTCTAGAAATATATATTTTTGATTAGATATTTCCAATACATTTTGCATTGAATTCATCGTTATGCTAGGATTCACGAGTTTGTGTACGAAAATATAATTTCTCAGGTGATCTTCATCTATATTTTTACACAACATTAATTATACAACACTAGGTGATTAATACTTAGCGAAAGACGTTAAATTACACTGCCCAATGAATTTGTTAAATAACGGCATCTACAATGGGGTGGAAGGCAAGTACAGACTGGCATATTAGAGGCCTAGGGAAAGCAGTAGTGTCTTTCGGGCATGTGTTAGGGGTGTATGCAGCAGTCAAGCGGTCCAGTAGTATAGACATAGCGTTAATCAGCAGTGGTCGGGATATCAACAGAGGGTTCATGATAACGACGGAGGTGGAGGGGATAGTCAGAGTCAAGGCAAACCCAAGAAAGGGTGTAGTGCACCCGCTCTCCTTACTAAAGCAGGCCCACATGATCAGTAGTGTCCATACTATGATTACTGGTATAATCCTCGATCATTGTGTAGCAAGGTTTTTACTTAAACAGGGGCAAATTCTGCACATTGGAAAAGTCAGGCATGATCCTCGGCGGGGCCATAGGGGCGGCAGCCATGCTGGTAGTAATGGGCCTTGTAATAGCCCCGCTGCCGGCAGAGCCCGCCCAGGAGGCGCCGACCACCTACATACAGGGGGCCCCTGCATTCCAGGGAGGATCCTACGGCGTCCGGACTGCAGGGGCGGCAGAGCTTGCCCCTCCGGGGGAGCTCTCACTGATAGAGATATTCGAGAGGACAGAATCGGGCACCGTCAGGGTGGAGGTCCGGCGCGAAGGCAGGGTAATTGATACCAACGGGGTCGGCTCCGGCTTTGTATTTGATACAAGGGGCCACATAATCACCAACTCGCATGTAGTGGACAGCGGGGGCAGGGTGATAGTCACATTTCTTGACGGCAGCTCATACATCGCGCGGGTGGTAGGCGACGACCCGTACACGGACATAGCGGTGCTCAAGGTCGACGCCGGAGAGGACCGCGCCTCGCCGCTGCTACTCGGAGATTCGTCGAACCTAAAGGTGGGCGAGCAGATAGCAGCCATAGGCAACCCGTTTGGGCTGTCGGGATCCATGACGTCGGGGATAGTCAGCCAGCTTGGCAGGCTGCTGCCAGCAAACTCGGGGATCTTCCAGATACCGGATGTAATACAGACCGACGCGGCCATCAACCCGGGCAACTCGGGCGGGCCGCTGCTCAACATGAGGGGCGAAGTAGTGGGAATAAACACGGCAATCCAGTCTGGCACAGGCGAGTTTGCCGGGATAGGCTTTGCGATACCGTCGAGAACGCTGGCAAAGATCGTCCCCAGCATAATCAGGGACGGCGAGTACCAGCATCCGTGGCTGGGAGTCTCGGGAAGGGACATTGATCCCGACCTTGCCGGCGTGCTCGGTGTAAGCGAGGCAAAGGGCTTCCTCGTGGTAAGCGTGGTAGAGGACAGCCCGGCCCACAAGGCCGGCCTCCGCGGATCGACGGGGACGGTAATGATCGAAGGCATAGAGCGCCCCGTGGGCGGCGACATCATAGTGGC
Coding sequences within it:
- a CDS encoding trypsin-like serine protease (COG0265), with the translated sequence MILGGAIGAAAMLVVMGLVIAPLPAEPAQEAPTTYIQGAPAFQGGSYGVRTAGAAELAPPGELSLIEIFERTESGTVRVEVRREGRVIDTNGVGSGFVFDTRGHIITNSHVVDSGGRVIVTFLDGSSYIARVVGDDPYTDIAVLKVDAGEDRASPLLLGDSSNLKVGEQIAAIGNPFGLSGSMTSGIVSQLGRLLPANSGIFQIPDVIQTDAAINPGNSGGPLLNMRGEVVGINTAIQSGTGEFAGIGFAIPSRTLAKIVPSIIRDGEYQHPWLGVSGRDIDPDLAGVLGVSEAKGFLVVSVVEDSPAHKAGLRGSTGTVMIEGIERPVGGDIIVAVDGIEVRKIDDILIHLQRQKSVGDEMMVEVVRDGKSGTFTLLLDERPGR